Below is a genomic region from Candidatus Effluviviaceae Genus V sp..
ATGCGACCAATGGGTTCACCTCGATGTCGGAGATCTCCGGACAGTGCCGGATCAGCGTGGCGAGACGGATGATCGCGTCGGTCACGCCCTCGATGTCACGCCGCGCCTCGCCGCGCACTCCCAGAAGCAGCGGGTAGGCGCGGATCTCCTTCATCATGGACAACACCTCGCGGCGGTCCAGCGGGACCGCCCGGAACGACACGTCCTTCAGCACCTCCACGTAGATGCCACCCATGCCGAACATCACGATCGGTCCGAAGCTCGCGTCTCGCCGGGCGCCCACGATCAGCTCGACCCCCGACTGGACCATCTCTGCGACCTCGACCCCCTTGATCCGGGCGTCGGGCATCCGGGACTTCGCGTTCCGCATGATGGCCTGGTAGGCGTCCATCACCTCGTCCCGGTCCTCGAGGCCGAGCGCGACGCCGCCGACGTCGCTCTTGTGCAGGATGTCGCGGGACACGACCTTCATCACGACAGGATAACCGAGGTCTTCGGCGGCCTCTACGGCGTCCTGGATGGTTCGCGCGACCCGGCTCTCGGGAAGCCCGATGCCGACTGTCTTCATGAGTTCCTGCCCCTCGTCCGCGAGCAGGAATCCGCGACCGTCGGCCCGCGCGCGTGCGACGATGCGCTTCACCGCCCCCACATCGAGCTCCGCGTCGTCGGTCGCGCCCGTTCGTTCGGCAAGGTGCCTCCCGTACTGGTAGAGGCCTCCGAGACAGGCGACCGTCTCGTAGACGTCGCCGAAGACGGGGATGCGCTCGTTGTTCAGTACCGAGAGGCTCTTCTCGGTCTCCGAGCCGCCGAAGACGGAGTAGAGCACCGGCTTCCCGCCCTCCTGGTATTGAGCGTACGTGTCGCGGATCATCGACACGAGGTCGGCCGCCGTGAAGAGGGCCGTCTCGCAATAGAGCGCGAGGACCGATTCGATCGCGTCGCTCTTCTGCGCCGCGTCGAGCGCGACCCGGTAGTCCTCGGCGGTCGCCTGACCCGTCAGGTCGATGGGGTTCTTGGTCGAGCCGAAGTCCGGCGTCGCGGGCTCGAAGATCTCCCGGAGCTTCGCCTGGTCGTCGTACAGAGGCACCTCGTACTTCTCGCACGCGTCGGTGGCGAGCACACCGATGCCCCCTCCGTTCGTCACGATGGCCGCGTTACGTCCCTTCGGCACGACGGTTCTCGAGAGGAACTTGCAGAGGTTGAACGCCTCCTCGACGCTCTCCGCGCGGATGACGCCGACCTGCCGCATGACCGCATCGAAGATATCGTCAGACCCGGCCAGGGAGCCCGTGTGCGAGGCTGCTGCGACGGCCCCCCGTTTCGACCGTCCGGATTTTATGGCCACGACGGGCTTCTTCTGCGTCGTCTCGTCGAGCACCGCGAGCAGCCTCTCCCCGTCCCGCACTCCCTCGATGTACATGAGGATCGCCCGGGTGTGCTCGTCGTCCATAAGGTAGTGCAGCAGATCGGCCTCGTCGACGTCGGCCTTGTTGCCGACCGATATCATCGCAGAGATGCCGACGCTCTCGACGGCCGTTTTGCCGATCATCGCGAGGCCCAGCGCACCGCTCTGCGTGATGATCGCGACGCTGCCGTGCAGGATGCCGCCGGGACCGAAGGTCGCATCGAGCGACGACGACGCGGAGAACATGCCGAAGATATTCGGCCCGAGGATCCGCATCCCGCGCTCGGTCGCGTAGCTGACGAGCTCCCGCTCGTCCTCGAGGTTGCCGACCTCCGAGAAGCCCGAGGTGATGACCAGGTTGTACTTCGTTCTGCAGTCCGCCAGGTCCTTCACCGCCTGAATGGCGTGTTTCGCGGGCACGGCTGTGACGGCGAGGTCGATCTCCCCGGGGCAATCCGACGGGTTCTGGTAGACCGTGTGCCCGAGGATCTCTCCCCCCTTCGGGTTGACCGGGTAGACCTCCCCCTCGTAGCCCCCATCGACGATGTTCTTGAGGATGGTGTGTCCGATCTTCCCCGGTGTGTGGGAGGCGCCCACGACCGCCACGGCCCGGGGCTCGAAGAGACAGCGGATGTCGGGACCGTTACTCGCCATGATGTCCTCTGAATCGCATACGGAGCTCGATGACACCCTCGGCCGTCCGGCGCTGGATGTCGAATCCCATCTTCTCGAAGAGCACCATCATCGGCCTGTTCTCGATGAGTACCTCGGCCGAGAACCCGAGAAGGCCCTGCTTCTGAGCGAGCTGTGTCAGGTACTTGAGGAGCTCGCTCCCGACGCCCTTGTTCTGATAGTCGTCCCGCACGACGAGGGCGACCTCGGCCGTGTGCGATGTCTCATCGATGCCGTACTGTCCGACGGCGAGGATCTCGCGCCGTTCCTCGTCGGGCTGCTCACCGGCCTTGAGCGCGAGGATCACCATCTCCTTCGTGTAGTCGATGACGGCGAACTCCTGCAGTCGCTCGTGCGGCATGTCGACCCGGTGCGAGATGAACCGCTTGTAGATGCTCTGGTCGGAGAGCGAGTAGAAGAAATCCTTGAGGAGCGGCTCGTCGCTGATCCTGACGGGCCTGAAGAACATCTCGAGCCCAGTCCGCGTCGACCGGTAGACCTCGAGGTCCTCGGGATACTCGCCGCGCTTCCCGGGGATGAACGCCTGGTCCCTGTAGATGAGGTTCCGGCGCTTCGCCTCCTTGATGAGCTCGGGCCGAAACTTCGGGTGAGCGATGGCGATCAGGGACATCGCCCGTTCACGAACGTTCTTCCCGTGGAGATAGGCGATGCCGTACTCGGTCACGACGTAGTGCGTGTCGCCGCGGTCGAGCGTCACGCCGGCGCCCTCTTCGAGCGTCGCCACGATGCGCGAGATCTCGCCGTCCCTCGCCGTCGACGGAAGCGCCAGGATCGTCTTCCCACCGGGCGCGAGGACGGCGCCGCGCATGAAGTCGGCGTGACCGCCGATCCCCGAGAA
It encodes:
- a CDS encoding CoA-binding protein; translated protein: MASNGPDIRCLFEPRAVAVVGASHTPGKIGHTILKNIVDGGYEGEVYPVNPKGGEILGHTVYQNPSDCPGEIDLAVTAVPAKHAIQAVKDLADCRTKYNLVITSGFSEVGNLEDERELVSYATERGMRILGPNIFGMFSASSSLDATFGPGGILHGSVAIITQSGALGLAMIGKTAVESVGISAMISVGNKADVDEADLLHYLMDDEHTRAILMYIEGVRDGERLLAVLDETTQKKPVVAIKSGRSKRGAVAAASHTGSLAGSDDIFDAVMRQVGVIRAESVEEAFNLCKFLSRTVVPKGRNAAIVTNGGGIGVLATDACEKYEVPLYDDQAKLREIFEPATPDFGSTKNPIDLTGQATAEDYRVALDAAQKSDAIESVLALYCETALFTAADLVSMIRDTYAQYQEGGKPVLYSVFGGSETEKSLSVLNNERIPVFGDVYETVACLGGLYQYGRHLAERTGATDDAELDVGAVKRIVARARADGRGFLLADEGQELMKTVGIGLPESRVARTIQDAVEAAEDLGYPVVMKVVSRDILHKSDVGGVALGLEDRDEVMDAYQAIMRNAKSRMPDARIKGVEVAEMVQSGVELIVGARRDASFGPIVMFGMGGIYVEVLKDVSFRAVPLDRREVLSMMKEIRAYPLLLGVRGEARRDIEGVTDAIIRLATLIRHCPEISDIEVNPLVAYEQGHGTKAVDVRVLLAEPAGGGTDA
- a CDS encoding GNAT family N-acetyltransferase, which translates into the protein GHKKTYDFLDDNPGVQFRQINYTNNPLTIAQIHNMTAINSSLQIDLTGQASADSLGERFFSGIGGHADFMRGAVLAPGGKTILALPSTARDGEISRIVATLEEGAGVTLDRGDTHYVVTEYGIAYLHGKNVRERAMSLIAIAHPKFRPELIKEAKRRNLIYRDQAFIPGKRGEYPEDLEVYRSTRTGLEMFFRPVRISDEPLLKDFFYSLSDQSIYKRFISHRVDMPHERLQEFAVIDYTKEMVILALKAGEQPDEERREILAVGQYGIDETSHTAEVALVVRDDYQNKGVGSELLKYLTQLAQKQGLLGFSAEVLIENRPMMVLFEKMGFDIQRRTAEGVIELRMRFRGHHGE